One window from the genome of Pseudoalteromonas sp. '520P1 No. 423' encodes:
- a CDS encoding alpha-amylase family glycosyl hydrolase — translation MKQYIYKNKKILALSLSIALFGCTAQDTSENNSATATVQKSETQYNTDYLTRDVRDDIFYFVMPDRFYNGDTRNDMGDITKPESYGGFNPERKGFFHGGDIKGLEDKLDYLENLGITAIWMTPILRNQAVQGDMAGYHGYWVLDFTEIDPHLGSNQDLKHLIDAAHKRGMKVFFDIITNHTADVIKFKECHGEDGSKWSLDSGLCEYKSQQQVKNGDKYTVIVPEHSKSIKVPQWLNDPKFYHNQGDSTWQGESAVYGDFSGLDDVDTDNPEVVSGMIDIFKNIVTEFKPDGFRVDTVKHVNTEFWADFSPAIIDHAKSLKIPNFHIFGEVYSGDVKILSHYTTKGKMPAILDFGFQGATYDVFINETGTDKLKTLFDNDDHYNDGDSRADMNPTFIGNHDMGRFAHFLSKSKTPLDEQAQLEKVKLAHALMYFSRGIPVVYYGDEQGFVGKGGDMDSRQDMMPSKVKTYTEDNLLGTQLTAANSNFDESHPLFNELSQLAKTFKSHKALRQGVHHNRAVTTDGPGLYAFSRVELTNPVEYLVLFNTSDEAIKAELDSTSAIYSDTATNEVIKVNSQNKLAINLAPLSYRILKAKSAIKPTQLGLLSLLNYKNEDKIQGDINLSYQLDKVKSAIVPVLEMTTEISLDGSEFFKVSFDNTLPLTAQFNVNDYANGSTLKVKSVVTNFTGETSQLISKFTISK, via the coding sequence ATGAAACAATACATATATAAAAATAAAAAAATCCTCGCTTTAAGTTTATCAATTGCATTATTTGGTTGTACTGCTCAAGACACTTCTGAAAATAATTCCGCTACAGCTACTGTTCAAAAAAGTGAAACACAATACAATACAGATTATTTAACACGGGACGTACGTGACGACATATTTTATTTTGTAATGCCTGATAGATTTTATAATGGTGATACCCGTAACGATATGGGTGATATCACCAAGCCAGAGTCTTACGGTGGCTTTAATCCAGAACGTAAAGGGTTCTTTCATGGTGGAGATATAAAAGGCTTAGAAGATAAACTCGATTACCTTGAAAACTTGGGCATTACAGCCATTTGGATGACTCCAATATTACGAAACCAAGCTGTACAAGGTGATATGGCAGGTTATCACGGCTACTGGGTGTTGGATTTTACAGAAATTGATCCGCATTTAGGTAGCAATCAAGATTTAAAACACCTTATTGATGCCGCCCACAAACGCGGAATGAAAGTATTTTTTGATATTATAACCAACCATACAGCTGACGTGATTAAATTTAAAGAATGTCATGGTGAAGATGGCAGTAAATGGTCATTAGATTCTGGCTTATGTGAATATAAAAGCCAACAGCAAGTTAAAAATGGCGATAAATATACAGTGATAGTGCCTGAGCATTCTAAATCTATCAAAGTGCCGCAATGGTTAAATGATCCTAAGTTTTATCACAACCAAGGAGATTCTACTTGGCAAGGTGAAAGTGCTGTCTATGGTGACTTTTCTGGCTTAGATGATGTTGATACCGATAACCCAGAAGTTGTATCTGGCATGATAGATATCTTCAAAAACATTGTTACTGAATTCAAACCAGATGGTTTTAGAGTAGACACAGTAAAACATGTCAACACCGAGTTTTGGGCTGACTTTTCTCCCGCGATTATTGACCATGCTAAATCATTAAAGATACCAAACTTCCACATATTTGGTGAGGTTTATAGTGGCGATGTTAAGATATTAAGCCACTATACAACAAAAGGAAAAATGCCTGCCATTTTAGATTTTGGTTTTCAGGGTGCTACTTACGACGTATTTATCAATGAAACCGGCACAGATAAGTTAAAAACCTTATTTGATAATGACGACCATTATAATGATGGTGATAGTCGTGCAGATATGAACCCGACATTTATTGGCAATCATGATATGGGCCGATTTGCACATTTTTTATCAAAATCTAAAACGCCTTTAGACGAGCAGGCACAACTTGAAAAAGTAAAGCTTGCCCATGCACTGATGTATTTTTCTCGTGGTATTCCCGTTGTGTATTATGGCGATGAGCAAGGGTTTGTAGGCAAAGGCGGTGATATGGATTCTCGCCAAGATATGATGCCATCAAAAGTGAAAACCTATACAGAAGATAATTTATTAGGCACTCAACTGACAGCAGCAAATTCAAACTTTGATGAATCTCACCCTTTGTTTAATGAATTATCACAATTAGCTAAAACATTTAAATCTCATAAAGCGTTAAGACAAGGTGTACATCATAACCGAGCTGTTACAACTGATGGCCCAGGTTTATATGCATTTTCACGTGTAGAATTAACCAATCCTGTAGAATATTTAGTGTTATTTAATACATCAGATGAAGCAATTAAAGCTGAGCTAGATTCAACAAGTGCAATATATTCAGATACAGCAACTAATGAAGTTATAAAAGTAAACTCTCAAAATAAACTTGCTATAAACTTAGCACCTTTGAGTTATCGCATTCTAAAAGCTAAATCAGCAATAAAACCTACTCAATTAGGCCTGCTAAGTTTATTAAACTACAAAAATGAAGATAAAATTCAAGGTGATATTAATTTAAGCTATCAACTTGATAAAGTTAAAAGCGCTATTGTTCCAGTATTAGAAATGACAACTGAAATAAGTCTTGATGGCAGTGAATTTTTTAAAGTCTCTTTTGATAATACCTTGCCACTAACCGCACAATTTAATGTAAATGATTATGCTAATGGCAGTACTTTAAAAGTAAAATCTGTCGTGACTAACTTTACAGGTGAAACGTCACAACTGATTTCAAAATTTACCATTAGTAAATAA
- a CDS encoding methyl-accepting chemotaxis protein — protein sequence MNSITQKMLMALVSSTLLVLVLVSLTSYMVQKNSEINYWQDNTQVLNEQLKVILLEPVFAYDKPLIKSILEAIIKDTSVASVSVFDQRNKALGEVKSANSDTDESVTLPLIWEDKSQIGSVKIDYSQQGVMAKLNQAIVEKSLVLITTLILLSLVLTYFLRKIIIAPLLNLSGVLADIAQGGGDLTQRIPKKYDDEIGGLAVNFNNFINTVQSIVSSLAGANKELENVATRVESVSDTTNKDLHEQRSQTKDSLEHLTQLQTATLDIAKNAEQTSINTNNVQKLSQQGKVLMESNLTKVDELVEELDNTAKVVTQLRSETQNITQVLDVIKGIAEQTNLLALNAAIEAARAGESGRGFSVVADEVRALASKTQDSTNEIEQMIISLQKQAQTSFEATHRSKELVTHTIESTRSANSSLNEINDKIEEVNEMNTLIASACEEQSSVTLGVKGGMEKVDMGAQQLSHEANVLHTATAELSEVQQKLVRQITRFTY from the coding sequence ATGAATTCAATTACACAAAAAATGCTAATGGCTTTGGTTAGTTCAACATTGCTGGTATTAGTTTTGGTTTCTTTGACAAGCTATATGGTGCAAAAAAACAGTGAAATTAACTATTGGCAAGATAATACACAAGTATTAAATGAACAACTTAAGGTTATTTTATTAGAGCCAGTGTTCGCGTACGATAAACCACTGATAAAAAGTATTTTAGAGGCGATAATAAAGGATACTTCAGTTGCCAGTGTATCTGTATTTGATCAAAGAAATAAAGCATTAGGAGAAGTTAAAAGTGCAAATTCTGATACTGATGAATCAGTTACTTTACCGCTTATTTGGGAAGATAAAAGCCAAATAGGCTCGGTTAAGATTGACTATTCTCAACAAGGGGTTATGGCTAAACTGAATCAAGCGATTGTTGAAAAGTCACTTGTTTTGATAACCACACTGATTTTATTAAGTTTAGTTTTAACTTACTTTTTAAGAAAAATAATTATAGCGCCTTTACTTAATCTATCTGGCGTATTGGCCGATATTGCACAAGGTGGTGGTGATTTAACACAAAGGATCCCAAAAAAATATGATGATGAAATAGGCGGGTTAGCAGTTAACTTTAATAATTTTATTAATACGGTGCAGTCTATCGTGTCATCTTTAGCTGGCGCAAATAAAGAGCTAGAAAATGTCGCCACAAGAGTTGAAAGTGTCAGTGATACAACTAATAAAGATTTACATGAGCAGCGGAGCCAAACTAAAGATTCATTAGAACACTTAACACAATTACAAACAGCAACATTAGACATTGCTAAAAATGCAGAGCAAACATCAATTAATACCAACAATGTTCAAAAGTTGTCGCAACAAGGCAAAGTACTGATGGAGAGTAATTTAACCAAAGTAGATGAATTGGTTGAAGAACTAGACAATACAGCCAAAGTTGTGACACAACTTAGAAGTGAAACTCAAAACATTACTCAGGTCCTTGATGTAATAAAAGGCATTGCTGAGCAAACAAATTTACTTGCCTTAAATGCAGCCATTGAAGCTGCAAGAGCTGGAGAGTCTGGTCGTGGGTTTTCTGTAGTGGCCGATGAAGTAAGGGCGCTTGCAAGTAAAACTCAGGACTCGACCAATGAAATAGAGCAAATGATTATTTCATTACAAAAACAAGCACAAACCTCTTTTGAAGCCACTCATAGAAGCAAAGAATTAGTCACCCATACAATAGAATCAACCCGTAGTGCCAATAGCTCTTTAAACGAAATAAATGACAAAATTGAGGAAGTAAATGAAATGAATACCTTAATTGCCAGTGCATGTGAGGAGCAATCATCCGTAACCTTAGGTGTAAAAGGTGGCATGGAAAAAGTAGATATGGGAGCACAGCAGCTAAGCCATGAAGCAAATGTATTACATACTGCCACCGCAGAGCTAAGTGAAGTGCAACAAAAATTAGTTAGACAAATTACCCGTTTTACATATTAA
- a CDS encoding glycoside hydrolase family 3 C-terminal domain-containing protein translates to MNKKTKLSLFIAAAISLSAIAGQEVHQKRDNIEADVEALLLKLTLKEKVSLVHASGKFHINAIERVGIPEMWLSDGPHGVRHQIERHTWDSAGWTDDHATYLPHLTSVAASWDPEIAILHGNVLGSEARHRAKDFILGPGVNLARLPLYGRNFEYMGEDPILAAKLAVPQIKAIQKHDVAATIKHYALNTQELNRTGVNAKPDERTLREVYLPAFEAAVKEADVLGIMGAYNEYYGTNANQSKHLVMDILKGEWGFKGVLLTDWNVDINTYDAAINGLDLEMGTDVANYSDYFLADPLLKMIKSGKVPEAVLDDKVRRILRVQHTIGMMDKNRKLGERNIKQHQLDARKIAADGVVLLKNKKVNNQAILPLDKNTIKNILVLGPNADKKHGTGGGSSEVKSLYEITPLQGLKNKLGKDVNIQVMRARSSVLAPIASDYVASRHWTGTPAWNISYYDDKARTKLKSESWIVDSKYQAINSTTESYITMKANIKSLKTGEHELKIVSKGDFKLKINGKLVVEHISQNGRVFNKSVNLNDNESYAFEINYDGSQSFTLGWDAPGSLFSEEAEYLAAAKNADAVIYFGGLSHGDDRESIDRPDMKLPNSQDEIITKLIQANPKTVVFMIAGSAVEMPWAKQANSIVWGWYGGMEAGNAFADILMGDINPNGKMPITLPERLEDTAPIALDDYNEVESLYKEGVFIGYRWFEKQNIKPTFSFGHGLSYSTFSYSDLKLSSKNLSGDASLTVTAKVTNTSKVAGAEIVQLYLNDRQASVERPIKELKGFDKVFLQPGESETVNIKLTKRDLSFWDIKTNDWLAESGEFEVMLGASVDDIRLIERFSYVQ, encoded by the coding sequence ATGAATAAGAAAACAAAACTATCATTATTTATTGCAGCTGCGATCAGCTTATCTGCAATTGCTGGGCAAGAAGTGCATCAAAAAAGAGACAATATAGAAGCTGATGTTGAAGCTTTGCTCTTAAAGTTAACCTTAAAAGAGAAAGTGTCTTTAGTGCATGCCAGCGGTAAGTTTCATATAAATGCCATAGAACGTGTTGGTATTCCAGAAATGTGGTTATCAGATGGTCCACATGGTGTGCGCCATCAAATTGAGCGTCATACATGGGATTCGGCAGGTTGGACTGATGATCACGCTACTTATTTACCGCATTTAACATCTGTGGCTGCAAGCTGGGATCCCGAAATTGCGATATTACATGGCAACGTTTTAGGCAGTGAGGCACGCCATCGCGCAAAAGATTTTATTTTAGGCCCAGGTGTTAACTTAGCGCGTTTACCTTTATATGGCCGTAATTTTGAGTATATGGGCGAAGATCCTATCCTTGCGGCAAAGTTAGCAGTTCCACAAATTAAAGCCATTCAGAAACATGATGTGGCAGCGACGATTAAACATTACGCTTTAAATACGCAAGAGCTTAATCGAACCGGTGTTAATGCAAAACCCGATGAAAGAACATTAAGAGAAGTCTACTTACCCGCATTTGAAGCCGCAGTTAAAGAAGCTGATGTACTTGGCATTATGGGGGCTTATAACGAATATTACGGTACCAATGCTAATCAAAGTAAACATTTAGTCATGGATATTTTAAAAGGAGAGTGGGGTTTTAAAGGTGTTTTATTAACGGATTGGAATGTTGATATTAATACCTATGATGCAGCCATTAATGGCTTAGATTTAGAAATGGGCACAGATGTTGCCAATTATAGTGATTACTTTTTGGCTGATCCTTTATTAAAAATGATTAAATCAGGCAAAGTGCCAGAAGCTGTACTTGATGACAAAGTACGACGTATTTTACGTGTACAACATACCATAGGCATGATGGATAAAAATCGTAAACTAGGTGAGCGTAATATCAAACAACATCAATTAGATGCACGTAAAATTGCCGCTGATGGCGTGGTGCTATTAAAAAATAAAAAAGTAAATAATCAAGCCATTTTACCTTTAGATAAAAATACAATTAAAAACATTCTTGTATTAGGTCCTAATGCTGACAAAAAACATGGTACAGGCGGAGGCTCTTCTGAAGTTAAATCTTTATATGAAATTACACCGTTGCAAGGGCTCAAAAATAAACTTGGAAAAGATGTAAATATACAAGTAATGCGCGCCAGAAGTAGTGTTTTAGCACCGATTGCCAGTGATTATGTGGCAAGTCGTCACTGGACAGGTACGCCGGCTTGGAATATTTCATATTATGATGATAAAGCACGTACAAAATTAAAAAGTGAATCATGGATAGTTGATTCTAAATATCAAGCAATTAATAGTACAACTGAGTCATATATCACTATGAAAGCCAATATAAAATCGCTTAAAACAGGTGAACATGAACTTAAAATAGTATCAAAAGGTGATTTTAAGCTGAAAATAAATGGCAAACTGGTGGTTGAGCACATAAGTCAAAATGGCAGAGTATTTAATAAATCAGTTAATTTAAATGATAACGAAAGTTATGCATTTGAAATTAATTACGATGGTTCTCAATCATTCACTTTAGGTTGGGATGCACCAGGGAGTTTATTTAGTGAAGAAGCGGAGTATTTAGCTGCTGCTAAAAATGCAGATGCAGTTATTTATTTTGGTGGTTTAAGCCATGGTGATGATAGAGAGTCAATCGATCGCCCTGATATGAAATTACCCAATAGCCAAGATGAAATCATAACAAAACTGATACAAGCTAATCCAAAAACTGTGGTATTTATGATTGCAGGTTCAGCGGTTGAAATGCCATGGGCTAAACAAGCAAATAGTATTGTTTGGGGTTGGTACGGCGGCATGGAGGCTGGCAATGCTTTTGCCGATATATTAATGGGAGATATTAATCCAAATGGTAAAATGCCTATTACGCTACCTGAACGCTTAGAGGATACCGCGCCAATTGCACTTGATGATTACAATGAAGTTGAATCACTTTATAAAGAAGGTGTATTCATAGGCTATCGTTGGTTTGAAAAGCAAAATATAAAACCGACGTTTAGTTTTGGTCATGGATTATCTTACAGTACATTTAGCTATAGTGATTTGAAGCTCTCTTCAAAAAATCTAAGTGGAGATGCGAGTTTAACAGTCACAGCAAAAGTGACCAATACAAGTAAAGTAGCCGGTGCAGAAATTGTTCAGCTTTATTTAAACGATAGACAAGCTAGTGTAGAGAGACCTATCAAAGAACTTAAAGGCTTTGATAAAGTCTTTTTACAGCCGGGTGAATCTGAAACAGTGAATATTAAATTAACTAAGCGAGATTTATCATTTTGGGATATCAAAACTAATGATTGGTTAGCTGAATCTGGCGAGTTTGAAGTCATGTTAGGTGCTTCAGTTGATGATATTCGATTGATTGAGCGTTTTAGTTATGTCCAATAA